The Opitutales bacterium ASA1 genome window below encodes:
- a CDS encoding GspE/PulE family protein — protein sequence MANATPSAPTKRLGDRLLDAGLINRHQLDLALREQKRSGRLIGTVLHELGFVSEQDIASFLAQDAQAPTIDVSGIAIEDGIAGILPYEFCREAAVLPCGRVGDTLTIVMADPFDVVAIDRVEQITRLKVEVLNAPKPDILEKLATLHEREGSIDQTIDELMKIAQRKSGEETTAPMIRAVEQIIGAAVRKSASDIHFEPDEKSLRIRMRTDGILQAFMLVPKDLQEPFIARLKVMADLDVSETRLPQDGRFSVTVGRRELAIRMSCLPTNYGESVVLRILDGTSLVFDLRSLGMTPRDEAAVAAAVVRPHGIVLVTGPTGSGKTTTLYTALSSVNRLERAVFTLEDPIEYRLPHIRQTQVNEKIGLTFGTGLRTLLRQDPDVLLVGETRDRETAQLMVRAALTGHLVFSSLHTNDSFSAVPRLIDLGVDAFLLPATLRLVVAQRLVRKLCRSCRRPVEDSRAQIAAFGLEPPVAGVPQLWKAVGCAECRQQGFRGRMAIFETLVIDDDFHPLLQSGGVDGLKRLAAEKGMPSLFDDGLRRAYAGETTLEEVFRVAVAH from the coding sequence ATGGCCAACGCCACTCCTTCAGCTCCCACGAAGAGGCTCGGTGACCGGTTGCTCGATGCGGGACTGATCAACCGCCATCAGCTCGATCTGGCCCTGCGCGAACAAAAGCGCTCCGGCCGGCTCATCGGTACCGTTCTACACGAACTCGGCTTCGTCTCCGAACAGGATATCGCGTCGTTTCTCGCTCAAGACGCGCAAGCTCCTACGATCGACGTCTCGGGCATCGCGATCGAAGACGGGATCGCCGGAATACTCCCGTACGAGTTTTGCCGGGAGGCCGCCGTGCTGCCGTGCGGCCGTGTCGGCGACACGCTTACGATCGTGATGGCCGACCCGTTCGACGTCGTGGCCATCGATCGCGTGGAGCAAATCACGCGCCTGAAGGTAGAGGTCCTGAACGCGCCGAAGCCCGACATCCTCGAGAAGCTCGCCACGCTGCACGAGCGCGAGGGTTCGATCGATCAGACGATCGACGAACTCATGAAGATCGCCCAACGCAAGTCGGGCGAGGAGACGACCGCGCCGATGATCCGGGCGGTCGAGCAGATCATCGGTGCCGCCGTGCGCAAATCGGCCAGCGACATCCACTTCGAACCCGACGAGAAATCCCTGCGCATCCGCATGCGCACCGACGGGATTCTCCAAGCGTTCATGCTCGTACCCAAGGACCTGCAGGAGCCCTTCATCGCGCGGCTCAAGGTCATGGCGGATCTCGATGTCTCGGAGACTCGCCTGCCCCAAGACGGACGCTTCTCCGTCACCGTCGGGCGGCGTGAACTCGCGATCCGCATGTCGTGCCTGCCGACCAATTACGGCGAGAGTGTCGTCCTGCGCATCCTCGACGGCACGAGTCTCGTCTTCGACTTGCGCTCTCTGGGCATGACGCCGCGCGACGAGGCCGCCGTCGCCGCTGCCGTCGTTCGTCCACACGGCATCGTGCTCGTGACCGGTCCGACCGGTAGTGGAAAAACGACTACGCTCTACACGGCGCTCAGCAGCGTCAATCGCCTCGAGCGCGCCGTGTTCACGCTGGAGGATCCCATCGAGTACCGCCTGCCGCACATCCGGCAGACGCAGGTCAACGAGAAGATCGGGCTGACGTTCGGCACCGGTTTGCGGACTCTCCTGCGCCAAGACCCCGATGTACTGCTCGTCGGCGAGACGCGAGATCGCGAGACTGCGCAACTCATGGTGCGTGCGGCTCTCACCGGACACCTCGTGTTCAGTTCCCTGCACACCAACGACTCCTTCAGTGCGGTCCCGCGCTTGATCGATCTAGGAGTGGACGCTTTCTTGCTTCCCGCCACGCTGCGCCTCGTCGTCGCGCAACGACTCGTGCGCAAGCTCTGCCGCTCGTGCCGTCGCCCGGTCGAGGATTCACGCGCGCAGATTGCGGCCTTCGGATTGGAGCCTCCCGTCGCCGGTGTTCCCCAGCTCTGGAAAGCCGTGGGTTGTGCCGAATGTCGCCAGCAGGGCTTCCGCGGTCGCATGGCGATCTTCGAGACCCTCGTGATCGACGACGATTTTCATCCCTTGCTGCAATCCGGCGGCGTCGACGGTTTGAAGCGTCTCGCGGCCGAGAAGGGTATGCCGTCGCTCTTCGACGACGGCCTTCGACGCGCTTATGCCGGCGAGACCACGCTCGAGGAAGTCTTCCGCGTCGCTGTTGCGCACTGA
- the mshL gene encoding pilus (MSHA type) biogenesis protein MshL, which yields MKIERLPNPRVVLAVLVACFAGTTHAQLASTADPSGAPVRAEAVAPADTFSFRAESAPIKQALAMFARANGLNIVTDLDIEGDVTVEFHNLPLDQAMQALLEANGYYFVKDRDLIRVRSRETRLFQIDYIQSKRTGQGSSAVQISSGGGASSSGGGGETEGSTMTVTNDATIDFWGTLAEQIKSMLTETGVVTINSLAGTVLVSDTHRNVQIVAQYLHSVSESVVRQIDLEVQIYEVAFSDSFQLGIDWSRVGRTTVNTGLIVTNPAFGPAIVAPSLNASHEFDDNLTGVLEALAQQGTLKVVSKPRLRTLNNQPAVVRVGTDLPVFLRESIATTGDNPLITQNITVQNVTVGTVLSITPQISADGVVTLDLTPAVSRLVRMESSDGSANAATAPVIDIRQASSIVRLRDGDTVVMGGLVQDSEATTKRKIPLLGDIPWLGRAFTGDAKSTERTELVFFLTPRIVPTGTN from the coding sequence ATGAAAATTGAGAGACTCCCCAACCCGCGCGTCGTCTTGGCCGTGCTCGTCGCCTGCTTCGCCGGCACGACGCACGCCCAACTCGCTTCCACCGCCGATCCCTCGGGTGCGCCGGTGCGGGCCGAAGCGGTGGCCCCCGCCGATACCTTCAGCTTTCGCGCGGAGAGCGCTCCGATCAAACAGGCTCTCGCGATGTTCGCCCGGGCCAACGGACTGAACATCGTCACCGATCTCGACATCGAGGGCGACGTCACCGTGGAGTTTCACAATCTGCCACTCGACCAGGCGATGCAGGCGTTGCTCGAGGCCAACGGCTACTATTTCGTGAAGGATCGCGACCTGATCCGCGTGCGCAGCCGCGAGACGCGACTTTTTCAGATCGACTACATCCAATCCAAGCGCACCGGGCAGGGATCCAGCGCGGTGCAAATCAGCTCGGGCGGTGGAGCCTCGAGTTCCGGCGGAGGAGGCGAGACGGAAGGTTCGACGATGACCGTCACCAACGACGCCACGATCGATTTCTGGGGCACGCTCGCCGAACAGATCAAGTCGATGCTCACGGAGACCGGTGTGGTCACGATCAACAGCCTCGCCGGGACCGTGCTCGTGTCCGACACGCACCGCAACGTGCAGATCGTCGCTCAGTACCTCCATTCGGTCTCCGAGAGCGTCGTGCGGCAGATCGACCTCGAGGTGCAGATCTACGAAGTCGCCTTCAGCGATTCGTTCCAACTGGGCATCGATTGGTCGCGCGTCGGTCGGACCACGGTCAACACCGGCCTGATCGTCACCAATCCCGCCTTCGGTCCCGCCATCGTCGCACCTTCGCTCAACGCCTCGCACGAGTTCGACGACAACCTCACCGGCGTGCTCGAGGCGCTCGCGCAACAGGGCACGCTCAAGGTCGTATCCAAACCGCGACTACGCACCCTCAACAATCAGCCCGCCGTCGTGCGCGTGGGCACCGATCTGCCCGTCTTCTTGCGCGAGTCCATCGCCACCACCGGCGACAACCCGCTCATCACGCAGAACATCACCGTCCAAAACGTCACGGTCGGCACCGTGCTCTCGATCACACCCCAGATCTCCGCCGACGGTGTCGTCACGCTCGACCTCACGCCCGCCGTGAGTCGGCTCGTGCGCATGGAGAGCTCCGATGGTTCCGCAAATGCCGCCACCGCGCCGGTGATCGACATCCGGCAGGCTTCGTCGATCGTCCGACTGCGCGACGGCGACACCGTCGTCATGGGTGGACTCGTGCAGGACAGCGAGGCGACCACCAAGCGAAAAATCCCCCTACTGGGGGATATTCCCTGGTTGGGTCGGGCTTTCACCGGCGACGCCAAGAGTACCGAGCGCACCGAGTTGGTTTTCTTCCTGACTCCGCGGATCGTTCCGACGGGCACGAACTGA
- the gspF gene encoding type II secretion system inner membrane protein GspF translates to MSLFHYRAFGSTGEAITGALEADSVPILEARLRTAGIWLIEAREHGAALRGEEITKSRLALKRAELITVFIQSSLLLRAGITLPQALERLATDFKDTRPGTVAASLLEKVTIGVPLHQAMATYPRTFSRHVVAMVEAGETSGRLPEVFDSLARYYEWTDSLVADIRQALVYPLVVSTAAAALVLLLFTMVVPTFVKLLLDLALEVPTVTRVVMWISDTLIASWPWLLGGTVAAGVGLRFGLRVPRFGRAFDRALMRLPVFGVLVTMFSLSRFAHNLGMLYKSGITLLKGLEICGALVGNRAVEAALGDVRQRVLEGVPMSKAMSAHDVFPGTVVTMIATGESSGHLDEALASISEYYDKLIPRRIKMVFAIFNPAIMVVLIGTVGVVALAVVLPILQLWNVR, encoded by the coding sequence ATGAGCCTGTTTCATTACAGAGCATTCGGATCGACGGGCGAGGCCATCACCGGAGCGCTCGAAGCGGACAGCGTCCCGATCCTCGAGGCGCGGTTGCGCACGGCCGGCATCTGGTTGATCGAGGCGCGCGAGCACGGTGCGGCCCTGCGCGGTGAGGAGATCACGAAGAGCCGCCTCGCGCTCAAGCGCGCCGAGTTGATCACCGTTTTCATCCAGTCCTCGCTCCTGCTTCGCGCCGGCATCACCCTGCCTCAGGCACTGGAGCGGCTCGCGACCGACTTCAAGGACACGCGTCCGGGCACCGTAGCCGCATCGCTCCTGGAGAAGGTCACCATCGGCGTTCCGCTTCATCAGGCGATGGCGACGTATCCGCGGACGTTTTCCCGGCACGTCGTGGCGATGGTCGAGGCCGGCGAGACGAGCGGTCGCTTGCCCGAGGTATTCGACAGCCTCGCTCGCTACTACGAGTGGACCGACTCGCTCGTAGCCGACATCCGGCAGGCGTTGGTGTATCCGCTCGTCGTTTCGACTGCTGCGGCGGCCTTGGTGCTCTTGCTCTTCACGATGGTCGTGCCGACGTTCGTGAAACTCCTGCTCGATCTCGCGCTGGAGGTTCCGACGGTGACGCGAGTCGTGATGTGGATCAGCGACACGCTCATCGCCTCGTGGCCGTGGCTGCTCGGAGGCACCGTCGCCGCCGGCGTCGGCCTTCGTTTCGGCCTGCGTGTGCCGCGCTTCGGACGTGCCTTCGATCGCGCGCTGATGCGGCTCCCCGTCTTCGGCGTCCTCGTGACGATGTTCAGCCTGTCGCGCTTCGCGCACAACCTCGGCATGCTCTACAAGTCCGGCATCACCCTGCTCAAGGGGCTCGAGATCTGTGGAGCTCTGGTCGGCAACCGAGCGGTCGAAGCCGCGCTCGGCGACGTACGCCAACGGGTGCTGGAAGGCGTACCGATGAGCAAGGCGATGAGCGCGCACGACGTGTTCCCCGGTACCGTGGTCACCATGATCGCTACGGGCGAGTCGTCCGGTCATCTCGACGAGGCGCTCGCGAGCATCTCGGAGTACTACGACAAGCTCATCCCGCGCCGCATCAAGATGGTTTTCGCCATCTTCAATCCTGCGATCATGGTGGTGTTGATCGGCACCGTGGGCGTCGTCGCCTTGGCCGTGGTCCTGCCGATCCTGCAATTGTGGAACGTGCGATGA
- a CDS encoding NAD(P)H-dependent glycerol-3-phosphate dehydrogenase produces MNICVFGAGAWGTALALHLVRLGHTVTLVPRRFEAALELGSTRENRDYLPGTTFPDSLQIGFEVAPVLMECEMLVLACPMAGLRGWCDRVRPALAEARRLGLVVSLAKGLEPGTHHTPSRIVEDLLPGVRVAALTGPSHAAEVASGHPTALVLATHGHSTAADEAQAALSGPGLRVYTSDDLRGAELGGALKNVYAIAAGICDGLALGDNAKAALVTRIIAEVVRIGDILGARPRTFMGLSGVGDLVATCYGPWSRNREFGQGVGAGRSVAELLAGRKTVVEGYRTTESLWSLCREHAIEAPILEEIHAILYAGRSPREGLAALMGRGLKRESAS; encoded by the coding sequence ATGAACATCTGTGTGTTCGGGGCAGGGGCTTGGGGAACGGCGCTCGCGCTGCATCTGGTGCGCCTCGGGCACACTGTGACGCTCGTGCCGCGACGGTTCGAGGCGGCGCTCGAGCTCGGTTCGACACGCGAGAACCGCGACTACCTGCCGGGCACGACCTTTCCGGATTCGCTCCAGATCGGGTTCGAGGTCGCTCCTGTCCTCATGGAGTGCGAGATGCTCGTGTTGGCCTGTCCGATGGCTGGTTTGCGCGGCTGGTGTGATCGCGTGCGTCCCGCGTTGGCGGAGGCGCGGCGGCTCGGACTCGTCGTCAGTCTCGCCAAGGGGCTCGAGCCAGGCACGCACCACACTCCCTCGCGGATCGTGGAAGACCTGCTTCCGGGCGTGCGCGTGGCTGCATTGACCGGCCCCAGCCACGCGGCCGAAGTCGCCTCCGGACATCCGACCGCGCTCGTGCTTGCGACCCACGGGCACTCGACTGCGGCCGACGAAGCCCAAGCGGCGCTGAGTGGCCCGGGGTTGCGCGTCTACACTTCGGACGATCTGCGCGGGGCGGAACTGGGTGGCGCGTTGAAGAACGTCTACGCCATTGCCGCGGGCATCTGCGATGGTCTCGCGTTGGGTGACAACGCCAAGGCTGCGCTCGTCACGCGAATCATCGCGGAAGTCGTGCGGATCGGCGACATCCTCGGTGCGAGGCCGCGCACGTTCATGGGTCTGAGCGGGGTGGGTGATCTCGTGGCGACATGTTACGGGCCGTGGAGCCGCAACCGCGAGTTCGGGCAAGGAGTCGGAGCCGGTCGGAGCGTCGCGGAGTTGCTCGCCGGTCGGAAGACCGTGGTCGAGGGCTACCGGACGACCGAGTCGCTCTGGTCGCTTTGCCGAGAGCACGCGATCGAAGCTCCGATCCTCGAGGAGATCCACGCCATCCTCTACGCGGGACGTTCTCCGCGCGAAGGGCTGGCCGCTTTGATGGGACGCGGACTCAAGCGCGAATCGGCGAGTTGA
- a CDS encoding AtzE family amidohydrolase: MRFEDWQGMSPAAAARELARRIHSLDTKQRRAFFASSASEAESLARFEEAARSGGRLAGVPYGLKDLFAVKGEAIGAGSNFLREERATPDRDGTLVEVLRKVGAVCAGRAHLHEFAYGLTGENPHFGDVEHPRLPGRLAGGSSSGSAALVAAGVVPLAIGTDTGGSIRVPAAYCGLFGLRLTPRHPWIEDAFPLAPSFDTPGWFTSTASDMRRAVAALLPPGTPMTRGIRGGFLDVGGVDEDVHRACENLRAGLGFERAGSSLNDSWSTTMREAGRAFSVVQSSEASLVHSAWLERRRTDYDPAVWARIDRGRRWTTAEREWARFAAESVERWWAAAFQEFDCLALPAVPAPTPRKCDASSELRDRILALTAPVSLAGLPVLSVPVSLAEGTTAGVQFVFPCVDSRRFDEILARVEEF; this comes from the coding sequence GGCGGCGGCGGCGCGGGAGCTCGCGCGCCGTATCCACAGCCTCGATACCAAGCAGAGGCGAGCGTTCTTCGCGTCCTCGGCGAGCGAGGCGGAGTCGCTTGCGCGCTTCGAAGAGGCGGCGCGATCGGGTGGACGGCTCGCGGGCGTGCCGTACGGTTTGAAGGATCTCTTCGCCGTGAAGGGCGAAGCCATCGGTGCGGGGTCGAATTTTCTGCGCGAAGAACGAGCGACGCCCGATCGGGACGGAACGCTGGTGGAGGTGCTGCGCAAGGTGGGCGCGGTGTGCGCCGGGCGCGCGCACTTGCACGAGTTCGCGTACGGCCTCACCGGCGAGAATCCCCATTTCGGCGACGTGGAGCATCCACGTCTGCCGGGACGGTTGGCGGGGGGCTCGAGCAGCGGTTCGGCGGCGTTGGTCGCGGCCGGTGTCGTGCCGTTGGCAATCGGGACGGACACGGGAGGTTCGATCCGGGTGCCGGCTGCGTATTGCGGTTTGTTCGGGCTGCGACTCACCCCGCGCCACCCGTGGATCGAGGATGCGTTTCCACTCGCACCGAGCTTCGATACTCCGGGTTGGTTCACGAGCACCGCTTCGGACATGCGGCGGGCGGTTGCGGCGTTGCTTCCGCCCGGTACACCGATGACGCGCGGAATTCGCGGTGGTTTTCTCGACGTCGGAGGAGTGGACGAGGATGTCCACCGTGCGTGCGAGAATCTGCGTGCGGGACTCGGGTTCGAACGTGCCGGCTCGTCCTTGAACGATTCGTGGTCGACGACGATGCGAGAGGCCGGGCGAGCTTTCAGTGTGGTGCAGAGCAGCGAGGCGAGTCTGGTGCACTCCGCGTGGCTGGAACGTCGTCGTACCGACTACGATCCGGCCGTGTGGGCGCGGATCGACCGGGGTCGACGCTGGACGACGGCGGAACGAGAATGGGCGCGGTTCGCGGCGGAGAGCGTCGAACGTTGGTGGGCGGCGGCATTTCAGGAGTTCGATTGCCTGGCGCTTCCCGCAGTCCCCGCGCCGACACCACGGAAGTGCGACGCGAGTTCCGAGCTCAGAGATCGAATCCTCGCGCTGACCGCACCAGTCAGTCTCGCAGGGTTGCCGGTCTTGTCGGTGCCGGTCTCTTTGGCCGAGGGCACGACCGCCGGGGTGCAGTTCGTGTTTCCGTGCGTCGACAGCAGACGGTTCGACGAGATCCTTGCACGGGTCGAGGAGTTCTAG
- a CDS encoding diaminopimelate decarboxylase: MDLIPFLDRKRVARVVATAGTPVYVYDEATLRRQAAAALSFPSAFGLTARYAMKACPNAAILRLFAEAGMAIDASSGYEVARAIRAGVDPARISLSTQELPEDFAEWVRKGVTVNACSLGQLERFGRAFPGGRIGLRINPGLGSGGTTKTNTGGPASSFGIWHELLPQADEIIARHELVVFRIHSHIGSGSDPDVWVRVASMTLSFVEKYASVTHCNLGGGYKVARMPHEKGTDLRVIGTPVKRLFEEFAARTGRRLHLEIEPGTFMVANAGAIVTRIQDIITTGESGYRFLKLDTGMTELARPSLYGAQHPMKVVPANDEGSVRGEAEYIATGHCCESGDMLTPKAGEPETLEPRRLLEARVGDHLVIGGAGAYASAMATINYNSFPQAPEVLLRENGDVVLIRRRQTLDQVLQNEVLPSA, encoded by the coding sequence ATGGACCTCATCCCCTTTCTCGATCGCAAGCGGGTGGCACGAGTCGTGGCCACCGCCGGAACGCCAGTTTACGTCTACGACGAGGCGACGTTGCGTCGGCAAGCCGCTGCGGCTTTGTCGTTTCCTTCCGCCTTCGGGCTCACGGCGCGTTATGCGATGAAAGCGTGTCCGAACGCTGCGATCCTTCGTCTCTTCGCCGAGGCGGGCATGGCGATCGATGCCAGCTCCGGTTACGAGGTGGCGCGCGCGATCCGTGCAGGAGTGGATCCCGCGCGGATCAGCCTGAGCACTCAGGAACTGCCGGAGGACTTCGCGGAGTGGGTGCGCAAAGGCGTCACGGTCAACGCGTGTTCGCTCGGCCAGTTGGAGCGTTTCGGGCGGGCGTTTCCCGGAGGGCGTATCGGATTGCGGATCAATCCCGGGCTCGGTTCCGGCGGCACGACGAAGACCAACACCGGAGGGCCGGCTTCCAGTTTCGGCATCTGGCACGAGTTGCTCCCGCAGGCCGACGAGATCATCGCGCGTCACGAGTTGGTGGTGTTTCGCATCCACTCGCACATCGGAAGCGGAAGCGATCCGGACGTGTGGGTGCGGGTGGCGTCGATGACGCTTTCCTTCGTGGAGAAGTATGCCTCGGTCACGCACTGCAATCTGGGTGGCGGTTACAAGGTCGCACGCATGCCGCACGAGAAAGGGACCGATCTTCGGGTGATCGGAACGCCGGTGAAGCGGCTCTTCGAGGAGTTCGCGGCTCGTACCGGTCGGCGGCTGCATCTGGAGATCGAGCCCGGCACGTTCATGGTGGCGAACGCAGGCGCGATCGTGACGCGTATCCAAGACATCATCACGACGGGCGAGAGCGGCTACCGTTTCCTCAAGCTCGACACGGGCATGACCGAACTCGCGCGGCCCTCGCTCTACGGTGCACAACACCCGATGAAAGTCGTGCCGGCCAACGACGAAGGGTCGGTGCGGGGCGAAGCCGAATACATCGCGACCGGGCATTGTTGCGAATCGGGCGACATGCTCACGCCCAAGGCAGGTGAGCCGGAGACGCTGGAGCCGCGCCGTCTCCTCGAGGCGAGAGTGGGCGACCACCTCGTCATCGGTGGCGCAGGGGCCTACGCCTCGGCGATGGCTACGATCAACTACAACTCGTTTCCACAAGCGCCCGAGGTGCTCTTGCGCGAGAACGGGGACGTCGTGCTGATCCGCCGTCGTCAGACGCTCGATCAGGTGCTGCAAAACGAAGTGCTTCCGTCCGCGTGA
- a CDS encoding hypothetical protein (frameshifted, insertion/deletion at around 1271698), translating into MKAELILDARAALGEGALWHEGRLLWVDIEGMSVHRFDPVAAADEVWNIGQRAGTVVPRRRGGLVVAAHHGIGFLDTSTGRFEVEYDPEGGRPELRFNDGKCDPRGRLFAGTMGLTKPRVPGSLFRLDPDGSIDRVVSGTGTSNGLAWSHDGATMYYIDTPTLEVSAFDYDSERGALSNRRPVVKFQGDRGRPDGMTIDAAGNLWVALWGGWGVCCCDPRTGAVLERVDVPASQTTSCAFGGPDFGDLFITSARHGLDEEALRAEPSAGGLFVCRPGVTGVPAFEFAG; encoded by the coding sequence ATGAAGGCGGAACTGATACTCGATGCGCGTGCGGCGCTCGGCGAAGGCGCGTTGTGGCACGAGGGGAGATTGCTCTGGGTGGACATCGAAGGGATGTCGGTGCACCGGTTCGACCCGGTCGCGGCTGCGGACGAAGTGTGGAACATCGGGCAACGCGCCGGCACCGTGGTCCCACGCCGCCGCGGCGGACTGGTCGTCGCGGCTCATCACGGTATTGGTTTTCTCGATACGAGTACGGGACGTTTCGAGGTCGAATACGATCCCGAAGGCGGTCGACCCGAACTGCGTTTCAACGACGGCAAGTGCGATCCGCGAGGACGCTTGTTCGCGGGCACCATGGGTCTGACCAAGCCGCGCGTCCCGGGCTCGCTCTTCCGGCTCGATCCCGACGGCTCGATCGATCGCGTCGTTTCCGGCACGGGTACCTCCAACGGTCTCGCATGGAGTCACGACGGAGCGACCATGTATTACATCGATACGCCGACGCTCGAGGTCAGTGCGTTCGACTACGATTCCGAACGAGGCGCACTGTCCAACCGTCGTCCCGTGGTGAAATTTCAGGGAGACCGCGGAAGACCGGACGGGATGACGATCGACGCCGCCGGGAATCTTTGGGTGGCGCTCTGGGGCGGGTGGGGCGTGTGTTGCTGCGACCCGCGGACCGGTGCCGTGCTCGAGCGTGTCGACGTGCCGGCATCGCAGACGACGTCGTGCGCATTCGGCGGACCGGACTTTGGTGATTTGTTCATCACATCCGCCAGGCACGGACTCGACGAGGAAGCCTTGCGCGCCGAACCCTCGGCGGGAGGGTTGTTCGTGTGTCGGCCCGGTGTGACGGGAGTCCCCGCGTTCGAATTCGCGGGTTGA